GCCTGCTGCATAAACTTTATAGACAATGAAAGACTATCTTCACACTTGAAGCCCAGCTCTTAGAGCAGAGTCCAGATTGTGAGTTGTCTTCTATGCAGTAAGGTGAACCCTTTTTTACTACTTGTCAAAAATGCAACAGATCTCCTATCGGTCACACATACATAGTTCATTTATTATGCTTCCAAGCCCGCTCAACTAAGTCAAATTCATCGCCAACTATTCACTCCCTTCCTTATCCCCCAAAATTCTAATTCGTCCCGCACGCTgtcatcccatctcaccgTTTCCATTCACCTAGCGCCCCATTTCCAGTTCACCCGCGACCACCTCCATCAACAAAAACCAAAATTGCCAACTCCTACTATTAATTTCTTCTGcctcaaaagcaaaaaaatgGGCAAGATTTCAACCGAAAGGTTTTTTCTCCCAGTGTGTTCCATATTTCTATGGACCACTGTACCTACTCACATCATTCCAATATTAAGCAATATTCAATACCACTCCGCCAAAGGTGATGTTTTTGGATGCTAGAGGGTGCAGCTTTTGGATTCATATGTTACGAGCCGATGTTCGCCTGGTAGACAGGTGAAAGATGGGTGAGATGAAACCAATCTAATTGCTGTAGGCGTATTTCAGAGAACGACAATGATCGTTCTCAAATATGTTAGATTTCTCTATTGTAACCAGACAGTACTCTGATCCATCATTATTGACCAAAGTTCTGATCCAATTTTCACCTCACTTCCCGCAAAGATTCTGTTTCCTCTCGACAAACGTAATagggagaaggaaaaaaagacaaCAATCTAAAATTTGCAAGTACTGAAAAAATGTTTCTGATCCTTTTTGGCCAGGGAAACGAATTTTTGGATGACTCTCCTGATATATCGTGTCCAAGCTTACTCTACCTCTTGTTTCACCTCTTTAATACTTAGGAAGACACGCCAAAATAACCTGCACTTCAATGTAGGCTTGTAATTATCCTTAATCATTAAAATTACAGGTAGCTAGTACTATAAACAAGATGTGTGAAGCGCTAGCCCCTCGCTAGCTACAACACCCTCATAAGCAGTCGTATAATCAATAACCCAATAACAATCTAACGATATGGCAAACAATTATATACAGTGGGTTTGATTGAAAACATCCccgagaaaaaaaatagaaagtCTAATTATAATTGCCAACAAAACAGGAACGTCGGCAGAAAGAATGAGGAAATCTAAGAGTTAAAACAAAGTGAGAGATCACCAAGCATGGCGCTACTGTCCTTTTTCGATTATTCTGCTTCAAGATTCGGCTTTCTTCGTGGCCTTTGTTCTGAGCTTCATCATGAAATATACCAATCCATAGATACCAACAACGAACGCCACAACGATACCGGtatttctccatccataTGATTTTTCCGCGAGATTCAGGCCCTTTAGATAATCTCCACCGTGAGTGTATTGGCACACACGACAATCAGCGGTTGCTTCTGGATTCCAAAGGTTGATGCCCGCTCCCATGCCACGCtgatatatatcaagataCTCGCCACATGTTTGGTTTGGAGACGGGTCAAAGATGGCGAGTTCGTCGGGTGTGCAGTGGACAGACTTATCCCAACTTGTGAAGATGAGCAGGGAGCTCATGAGATAATTGTAAGGGTCGAGGTAGTATATCCTGCAGGAGAAGCCTGTTAGATTTTGCACAAGTAAAGATTCTCAATACGAAAATGAACATAAAGCCTACCAATATTTCCAGAAAGGTTCAATTTGACTGTATGGTACCATGACACCGCAGAACGAAACCAGAGTTGTAATGACTAATGGGTTGACAAGTGACGCAAAGACAGCGTTGGGGGCGTAAGCGGCAATCGACTGTCCGATACCAGTGTATAGAAGCTCATACAATATCTGTATTCATGTTAGTACTTGGTATGGAAACAGAGGGCTGGGTCAAAAAATACTTACTACAACGAAGAACACACTCCCAGCGGAGTTTGCTCCAGATGGAAGGCCAGCTGTGAAATACCAACAGACGTAGTACAATAAGGCACAGACAATCAAGTAAGGAAACTCCGAGACAATAAGCCCGGTAACAAAGGGAGCCCAATGATACATCTTACTCTTCTTTTCTCGTGCCTCGTAGATGTCGCGACGGTCGATAAAAAGAGGCTGAAGCTGGGCGATAACACCTGGCGCCACAAAAATGAAGCTAAAAACAGTGAAAAGGTTACGCTGAAGATCTGAGAGATGATCCCCGATCATCCAAAACGAAAATCCGTTAAGAAGGGCTAGACTGACATGCATAGCAAACTTGTTGTTGAGGTATTCGATGTTCCGAAAGAGTGAGACATTCATGCGATGCGTCACAAGCTTAGTCTGTGTCCACTGAGAAGCCGCGAACTCATACCCATCGACTGTATCTTCTACAGGCCTAGCAGCTGCTTCGCTTACCATGGCGTCCAATTTCTGAGAGAGTTTCTCGTGTTCTGGTGATTGCAACCAAATTTGGTTCCAATCTCGATCTTTACCCGAATTTCCCAATCCTGTTACAACATCGATCATGTGCTCTGCTGGATTTGCTTCTGGAGAGCAAGGTTCTCCATGGCGTGCGAAGTAATCTTTCAAAGTGCTAGCGTTTTGACCGATATCACCAAAGTAGACAGTCTTGCCACCTTTCGCAAGTAACAGGAGGGTGTCAAATTGTGCAAATAATTGTGCTGAGGGTTGATGAATTGTGACCAAAATAGCTTGTCCGGCTCCTGCAAGTTTTCGAAGAAAGCGGACAGTATTGTAAGCAGATTGCCCGTCGAGGCCTGATGTGGGTTCGTCGAGAAAGATAAGGATGCTTGGCTTTGCGACCAACTCGACACCGATGGTAAGGCGCTTCCGTTGTTCAACTGAAAGCCCAGCGCCAGGACGACCGACAAGTGTATGCTCAAGGTCGTTTAACTCCAGGAGATCGATGATTGTGTCCACATACCGTAGCTTTTCCTCGTCAGGTGTATCGCGAGACTGGCGCAAAAGGGCTGAAAATTCAAGAGCCTCGCGAACAGTTGCCAAGGACTCATGAACATCGAGTTGTTCAACATAACCAGCAGAGCGTTGAAatgagatggggatggggcGACCATCGACTAGTACAGATCCATGAATTGTGCCTTCGGTTTTGCGCTGTGCCAGGACATCGAGAAGAGTTGTCTTTCCCGCACCGGAAGAGCCCATTAGAGCTCCAAGCATGCCAGGTTTAACATATCCTTGAACGTTATCAAGAAGAACTCGGTCACCATCAGAGGTTTTTACGGTGTACGTCAAGTTCTTCCAGGTAAAAATACTCTTGTTGCGAATAAGGTCTTTGTTGAGACTTCCATTAGGCGTATCAGTTCCAGAGACAGACGCAGACTCCGTCAGGGACTTTTCATGAGCTTGTGCCTCCTCATCTTTAGGTTGTAACAGATGCTTCGACTTTTGCTGTTGTTCTCGAGGCACAAGAAGGCTCCGACCACCTTCTCCTAGGAGTTTCCATTTGGAAGTGAAAAATATCGTAAGCCCAACAAAAAATACCCACCATACGCAGACGATACCAAAGTTGCGCCATAAATGACTATGACTGAAGGACATAGATGCAAGATATTCGTCACCCGTGACGCTTGTGGCTCCAGTGACTGCCCCACCAACACCGATACATGACTGCCCGCCATCACCAGCTGTATATCCGGGACCATTTGGAATGAGGTAAGGGCCAACACAATCTAATTCCTGCCCATGGAACTCATTGCCAAGGAGAGATTCGAAGCCGTACGCCATAGGGTTAATCCAGTAGATCCAAACGAACCACGGATGCATATCAGGCTTAGTAATCATGTAGCCCATATACGAGAAGAGACCGACCGTTGTAAGACCTGAGACTTTAGTTGCTGCATCAAAGGTAGGGAAAGCGGCGCCAATCAACCGGAAGAGAGCTGTCATGGACATGGCAGTCATAAAATTGGAGACCAAGTAGGTAAAGAATGCCCCAGCTGTTCTCTTCAGGCCAACCATGAAGTAGAAAACAATACCAAAGTGAGTGACCTGAAACATTAGAATAGGAAAGTCGGCAATAATTTGTGCGATGCAAATAGCTGCGGGGTGATATAGAGCGAAAGCACGATGCTTAGCCAAGATAGGTCTACTTGTGAACGAATCTGTGACTTCCGAAAGAGCTATAAGGGCGTTGTAGaggattgaaaagaataGGGCACCACCCTTGAGGAAAAGGCCAGCTGAATTGTTTGGAGCGGCGTAGAAGAGTGAGCCACCAACCAATGCTTGAATGACTGTGGCGCCTTGCTTCATAATCAGCGTTGATTTATCACCCCACATAATCTGGTACTGCCTGGTAACAGCAGCCTTGATTTGAGTGCCAAAGTCGGTAGTAACAGCAGAATTTTCGGACACTCCTTTGTGCTTCTCAAGGCGTACCATATCTTTGAACAATGATGTGTTTTCCTTAGCTTCTTCACTTGTCGCATAGCTTTGGCACTCTTCCAGCATCTGAGATTTGATACTCGATTGATCATAAGCAGCACGGACTTCATCTGCAGTCCGTGGAAACGATTTCTCAAAGCCAGGGGCAATGCGACGTTCGGTGGGTACAGTTACACCGGTCAGAAAATCTGACCGATTAGAACCAGAATCCCGGATAAATCCCAAGCCTTCCATGAAAGGAACAGCATCATGCTGTTTTCCGTAAAAGATTTGTTTACCCTCATCAAGGACAAGAACTTTATCGAAATGTTCATAGATACCATTGCCAGCCTGATAGAGAGTGACAATAGTTGTGAGCCCCAGAACGTCAGTCATGACTCGAATTGCCTTGGCCCAATCTAGAGCTGTGCTGGCGTCGAGCCCTCTTGTTGAGTTGTCCCAGCAGAAGACACTCGCTCGAGTTGTTAAGCATTCAATGATTGAAACACGCTTCCGTTCTCCTCCAGAGACACCTCTGGTAAAGGCGTCACCAACCTTTGTAGAGGCAGTGTGAGAGATTCCCACCAACCGTAGGAGAAAATCCTTGTTGAACTGGGCATACTCCTCAGCTGTCTTGATACCAGGCGGTAAGTGATAGGGAGTCTTCATGCGTGCGGCAAAGGCTATAGTATCCTCGACTGAGAGAGTAGGAAACATGATCTCCTCTTCGGTATTCATGATAATCTGGCCACGATATCTTGCAGCTTCTTGGGCTGACATATTCCCAAAGCTAACATCGCCTGTGATCTCTTCATAACCTAGCCGGTTATTCGAGAGTACGTTGAGCAACGTCGTGCAACCTGAACCAGGCCGTCCAAGAACAAGCATCATTTCGCCTGGCTTGACGCAGCCGTTTGAGTTGTCGATGATCGTTTTCATCGGGGtttcttttggtttcttgTGGAATGGATACATCTGGGAGAGAACATTTTCATTGAATGTGGCGTCGCTGCTGATCCCCTTGACGGTGAGGTTTTGCCAGGTTACACCAAGCTTTCTAGGAAGCTGTCCACCTTCTTCGTCTCGGTCTTTTATTTCTTGTATTTCTGATGCCATGTGCCATGTCCTTTCACTCCGTGGTGTGATTATTGTTGCTCCCATATCCTCAACTTTGGTAATATTAGATATTCCATCCTCGAAAGTGGCCTCGCTTTCCATTGTTGACGAATTGAACTTTAGTCAAAAGTGGAAGAGTGTAATTGGAAGGAGAGAATATGATTTAGATGGGGGTTTGAACAAAAGTTACACAAGATGGCCACACGCTGAACACATATACAACAAAGATTGTGTGGAATTAGAAATCTTCGCCTTACAAACATATCGGCTCCTTGATACGTACTATGCTAAATGCGTATATCAGAGAACCTTCCGCAGCTAATGggtattataatattacaacTCCTTATTGTTTAGACCAAATATGTGGGAAATTCATGCAGATCTTAAAGCCTCCGGAGTGTGGGGTGAAAATATGAAGTATGTCGAAACCCTCCGCAGCCAATGAGATgcaatttgatgatttgaaagcCCCACTAGCAACATTGAAATGGCGTTGAGTTTTCAATTGTTGAGCGTGAAAGTTGTGGATTTGTATGGATATGAAGCGGATGGAATGCTAGCGGAggagggatgggataggaatCCCAGTTAAAGGGAGACGGAATTTATGGTGCCGTTGCCGTTGCCCATGGCTAGAATGGAATATTTTGCCTAATCTGATCCTAGCTATCAAAGCATGAAGATCAATGAGcctcaaaacttcaattctgTAGAAAAGCACAACGCAGAGAATACCGAACTCTTACGTTGGTCAAGCAATGGAAGGTTAGAACAATCACCCTCTGTCGTAGACTTAAAAATGCTCCGTCTTGAACCATTATATATCCGTACCAGTCAAccttttttgctttttcttaCCAAGCTGCAAATCAAACGGTCCGTCTCGGATGGATATGTCACCGCGTCTGTCTGTCCTCGCAGAATGACACTTTCACAGATGGAGTTCCCCCCGAGACGAACGTGAGAAATCTGCCTTTGCGGTTTGAAATTGTGTTTAAACAAAGAAATTCGCATGATAAATAGTCTACTTTCAGCTCTCCAGATCGTCGACTCTAGCACATTTTATCTTGTAAATGAACTCCGGTGCTCCCACTGAACTTGTGCTTGAATTGGCGCCATGAGGCATTCCTAAATCAGCTTGTGTGTTCTTAAACTGCTCTTTTCAATTGTCGTTTCATTGCGTCTTGGGAGCAAAGGCCTCGAGATTTTCGTTGATCTAGAAGACGAAACCATGTACAATTTTGGGGTATGGCAGTTTAGGATTGCTTCTTTCACAACAAACGGTCCAGGATAAGTCGGCAGATGTTCAAGAAATGGCACTTTGTGTGTTAGCCGCTTGGGATGAGCTCTCAAGACACCCTTTGAATAAAGGAGTCGACAGGAGTGTATGCTGCCGAACTGTCAAGTCTTATCGCAAAATATTCGATATCGGTTTCGTGAACCTATCAGAGAATGGTGAACCACATACATAGAGTAAGTAAGTAGGGTACGTACCCGTAAAATGAGACATGAACTTGTCATGCATTTTGTGACCACTCAGGTACAGATCCCTCTCTGAAGTCTACCATGTGGAAACCATGCACTGCATTGAATTATTGACCACACCCGGGCAATGAGAAGGGGCGCTGATGTTGTGCCACATCATATCCAGATTGTGTCTAACTACAGGAGACAAGCTTGCAAGCCAAATACTGGGCATGGAACTATATCTGTGGAAGAACGAAATCCATCACAAATCTATCATTTGGCAACCTTGGGACATAGTAGATGCTCGAAACCTTCTGGCATTACCACTAGGTAGGCACTAGCTGACCATGTCCACAGTAGAGGGCAGCTTTACATGCAGCCATTCATATTAGTGACTAAAGCCACATGGGTATGGTATAAGAGTAAGCTTGGCAAATAGGTGGTCGTGGTGAATATCAGAGCTGGTGGCACAACCACAACTCGAGCAATATAGTCGCGTCAGGCCAACATTTTGAGAGCCAtaaaatcaatctcaaaatttaAGGTTTATGCACAGCCCCATAAAAAAATTAGTAATTAAATTTTGGTGGGGCCAAAGATAACCATAGTCGACCTCCCAAGAATGAACCTAGTTGATCACTAATCATTACGAACGTTACGGACGTACACTTAAAACTCTCCGCGGAGGGTTTAAAGAGGCGTGGCCCAGGGGTTTTGTGTAGCTGTTGGTAGCATTTACCAATTACTCTGTTGATTGTACGTATTCTGGACATTCATTGATCCACGGAAATTCTAACATGGGCGGCGCAGCGGTTCATCCATCACAAAGACGGTCCTCTTGTGAGGGCTGTAGAAAAATCAAGGCGAG
Above is a genomic segment from Botrytis cinerea B05.10 chromosome 4, complete sequence containing:
- the Bmr5 gene encoding Bmr5, whose translation is MESEATFEDGISNITKVEDMGATIITPRSERTWHMASEIQEIKDRDEEGGQLPRKLGVTWQNLTVKGISSDATFNENVLSQMYPFHKKPKETPMKTIIDNSNGCVKPGEMMLVLGRPGSGCTTLLNVLSNNRLGYEEITGDVSFGNMSAQEAARYRGQIIMNTEEEIMFPTLSVEDTIAFAARMKTPYHLPPGIKTAEEYAQFNKDFLLRLVGISHTASTKVGDAFTRGVSGGERKRVSIIECLTTRASVFCWDNSTRGLDASTALDWAKAIRVMTDVLGLTTIVTLYQAGNGIYEHFDKVLVLDEGKQIFYGKQHDAVPFMEGLGFIRDSGSNRSDFLTGVTVPTERRIAPGFEKSFPRTADEVRAAYDQSSIKSQMLEECQSYATSEEAKENTSLFKDMVRLEKHKGVSENSAVTTDFGTQIKAAVTRQYQIMWGDKSTLIMKQGATVIQALVGGSLFYAAPNNSAGLFLKGGALFFSILYNALIALSEVTDSFTSRPILAKHRAFALYHPAAICIAQIIADFPILMFQVTHFGIVFYFMVGLKRTAGAFFTYLVSNFMTAMSMTALFRLIGAAFPTFDAATKVSGLTTVGLFSYMGYMITKPDMHPWFVWIYWINPMAYGFESLLGNEFHGQELDCVGPYLIPNGPGYTAGDGGQSCIGVGGAVTGATSVTGDEYLASMSFSHSHLWRNFGIVCVWWVFFVGLTIFFTSKWKLLGEGGRSLLVPREQQQKSKHLLQPKDEEAQAHEKSLTESASVSGTDTPNGSLNKDLIRNKSIFTWKNLTYTVKTSDGDRVLLDNVQGYVKPGMLGALMGSSGAGKTTLLDVLAQRKTEGTIHGSVLVDGRPIPISFQRSAGYVEQLDVHESLATVREALEFSALLRQSRDTPDEEKLRYVDTIIDLLELNDLEHTLVGRPGAGLSVEQRKRLTIGVELVAKPSILIFLDEPTSGLDGQSAYNTVRFLRKLAGAGQAILVTIHQPSAQLFAQFDTLLLLAKGGKTVYFGDIGQNASTLKDYFARHGEPCSPEANPAEHMIDVVTGLGNSGKDRDWNQIWLQSPEHEKLSQKLDAMVSEAAARPVEDTVDGYEFAASQWTQTKLVTHRMNVSLFRNIEYLNNKFAMHVSLALLNGFSFWMIGDHLSDLQRNLFTVFSFIFVAPGVIAQLQPLFIDRRDIYEAREKKSKMYHWAPFVTGLIVSEFPYLIVCALLYYVCWYFTAGLPSGANSAGSVFFVVILYELLYTGIGQSIAAYAPNAVFASLVNPLVITTLVSFCGVMVPYSQIEPFWKYWIYYLDPYNYLMSSLLIFTSWDKSVHCTPDELAIFDPSPNQTCGEYLDIYQRGMGAGINLWNPEATADCRVCQYTHGGDYLKGLNLAEKSYGWRNTGIVVAFVVGIYGLVYFMMKLRTKATKKAES